Proteins encoded together in one uncultured Desulfosarcina sp. window:
- a CDS encoding NADH-ubiquinone oxidoreductase-F iron-sulfur binding region domain-containing protein: MMTTETTDKIQAAYQALAEEARLQKEQFDQSPLPKIHIGMATCGIASGALETKSAFEEALKERGVEALVHTVGCVGHCYAEPVVVIDHPDSGFPPILYPEVTPGKAKMLTKLFLQEYDPRFEHVMGATVENETIPSVHEFSRFNREKRVIMERCGRIDPEQIHEYLADGGYGALARALGETPDAIIDRIEASGLRGRGGAGFPTGMKWKIARAAAGSEKTIICNADEGDPGAYMDRTLLESNPHQVIEGMIIAAIAVGAKNGLFYVRAEYPLAVRILESAVEQARAKGLLGTDILGSGFDFDIDLFQGSGAFVCGEETALIRSVEGYRGMPRPRPPYPVQRGLYNRPTVINNVKTLATVPPIVEKGAEWFRGIGTPESPGTAVFSVVGNVTHPGLVEIPMGVTLRELIFDICGGIPDKKEFKAVQIGGPSGGCLSADFLDTPVDFDALTKAGAMMGSGGMVVMDEDACMVDVARYFLDFTAKESCGKCTFCRIGTRHQLDILRRITRGEGREGDIEQLEILSRAVKQGSLCGLGKTAPNPVLTSLAYFRDEYEAHIAEGRCPACSCRTLTAFYIDLDKCARGCDACVGCCPVEAVFTTSTRKKGIDQELCVKCGECMVACPPDYDAVVKVSPAHLAPIIERPPEKNKTES, from the coding sequence ATGATGACTACAGAAACCACTGACAAAATCCAAGCCGCCTATCAAGCCCTGGCCGAGGAGGCCCGGCTTCAAAAGGAGCAGTTCGATCAGAGTCCACTGCCCAAAATTCACATCGGCATGGCGACCTGCGGGATCGCTTCCGGTGCGCTGGAAACCAAGTCGGCTTTCGAGGAGGCCCTGAAGGAACGTGGCGTAGAGGCCCTGGTTCACACGGTGGGCTGTGTGGGCCACTGCTATGCCGAACCGGTGGTGGTGATCGACCACCCCGATTCGGGCTTTCCGCCGATTCTCTACCCGGAAGTGACCCCGGGCAAGGCCAAGATGTTGACCAAGCTGTTCTTGCAGGAATACGACCCGCGCTTCGAGCATGTCATGGGCGCCACCGTAGAAAACGAGACGATCCCCTCGGTGCATGAATTTTCCCGTTTCAACCGGGAAAAGCGGGTAATCATGGAACGCTGCGGCCGCATCGACCCAGAACAAATTCATGAGTATCTTGCCGATGGCGGCTATGGTGCCCTGGCCCGGGCCCTCGGCGAGACACCGGACGCGATCATCGATCGGATCGAGGCGTCCGGGCTGCGCGGCCGTGGCGGCGCCGGCTTCCCCACCGGGATGAAATGGAAAATCGCGCGAGCGGCTGCGGGCAGCGAAAAGACGATCATCTGCAACGCCGATGAAGGCGATCCCGGGGCCTATATGGACCGCACCCTGCTGGAGAGCAATCCCCACCAGGTGATCGAAGGCATGATCATCGCCGCCATTGCCGTGGGAGCGAAAAACGGCTTGTTTTACGTGCGGGCCGAGTACCCGCTGGCAGTCAGGATTCTCGAATCCGCCGTTGAACAGGCCCGTGCAAAAGGCCTGCTGGGAACCGATATTCTGGGAAGCGGGTTCGATTTCGACATCGACCTGTTCCAGGGGTCCGGGGCTTTCGTCTGCGGGGAAGAGACGGCCCTGATCCGCAGCGTGGAAGGCTACCGCGGCATGCCGCGACCCCGCCCGCCCTATCCGGTACAGCGCGGACTGTACAACCGGCCAACGGTGATCAACAACGTCAAAACGCTGGCTACCGTACCGCCCATTGTGGAAAAGGGTGCCGAATGGTTCCGCGGCATCGGTACGCCCGAAAGTCCGGGGACAGCGGTTTTCTCTGTGGTGGGCAATGTGACCCACCCGGGTCTGGTGGAGATTCCCATGGGGGTCACCCTGCGGGAACTGATTTTCGACATCTGCGGCGGGATCCCCGACAAAAAGGAGTTCAAGGCGGTGCAGATCGGCGGGCCGTCGGGAGGCTGCCTGTCTGCCGATTTCCTGGACACGCCGGTGGACTTCGACGCCCTGACCAAAGCAGGGGCCATGATGGGATCGGGCGGCATGGTGGTGATGGACGAAGATGCCTGCATGGTGGATGTCGCCCGCTATTTTCTCGATTTCACGGCCAAGGAGTCCTGCGGCAAATGCACCTTCTGCCGCATCGGCACCCGGCACCAGCTCGACATCCTGCGCCGCATTACCCGCGGCGAAGGGCGCGAGGGCGACATCGAACAACTGGAGATCCTGAGCCGGGCCGTGAAACAGGGATCGCTGTGCGGTCTGGGCAAGACGGCGCCCAATCCGGTGCTCACCTCCCTGGCCTATTTCCGGGACGAATACGAGGCCCACATCGCCGAGGGACGCTGTCCGGCGTGCAGCTGCCGGACCCTGACCGCCTTTTACATCGATCTGGACAAATGTGCCCGGGGCTGCGATGCCTGCGTGGGGTGCTGCCCGGTGGAGGCGGTCTTCACCACCAGCACGCGCAAGAAGGGCATCGACCAGGAACTCTGCGTCAAATGCGGGGAATGCATGGTGGCCTGCCCGCCGGATTACGACGCCGTGGTGAAGGTCTCGCCGGCGCACCTGGCTCCGATCATCGAGCGGCCGCCGGAAAAGAACAAAACGGAAAGCTGA
- a CDS encoding 2Fe-2S iron-sulfur cluster-binding protein produces MTDASTTTITLTVDDRTIQAPAGSSVLAACLAADIYIPHLCWMESDTPDEAPASCRLCFVEIEGFKEPVTACSVVVENGMTMRTDTEAVRDLQKTALKLLFSVHRVDCKNCPANKACALQGIAKFLKAGLTCKPFERTLKEPEVDSRHPVFDYYPNRCVLCGICVRVCGRRNGQSQLSLAGRGFDTVVGYFGSDAASAEDCRNCKACLEACPTGALVEKTTDGG; encoded by the coding sequence ATGACAGACGCATCGACAACGACAATTACCCTGACCGTTGACGACCGGACCATCCAGGCTCCGGCGGGCAGCAGCGTACTGGCCGCCTGCCTGGCCGCCGACATCTATATCCCTCACCTGTGCTGGATGGAGAGCGACACACCGGACGAGGCCCCGGCTTCCTGCCGCCTCTGCTTCGTGGAAATCGAGGGCTTCAAGGAGCCCGTAACCGCCTGCTCGGTCGTCGTGGAAAACGGCATGACGATGCGCACGGATACCGAAGCGGTCCGCGATCTCCAGAAAACGGCACTGAAGCTGCTGTTTTCCGTGCATCGGGTGGATTGCAAAAACTGTCCGGCCAACAAAGCCTGCGCCCTTCAGGGGATCGCTAAATTTCTCAAAGCCGGTCTGACATGCAAACCATTCGAAAGGACGCTCAAAGAGCCGGAAGTGGATTCCCGACATCCGGTTTTCGATTACTACCCCAACCGATGTGTGCTTTGCGGCATTTGCGTCCGGGTTTGCGGGCGTCGAAACGGGCAGTCACAGTTGAGTCTCGCCGGCCGGGGATTCGATACGGTAGTCGGGTATTTTGGATCCGATGCGGCGTCCGCCGAAGATTGCCGCAACTGCAAAGCTTGCCTTGAGGCATGTCCTACCGGCGCCCTGGTAGAGAAGACAACCGATGGAGGATAG
- a CDS encoding response regulator — MARILVIDDDDTVRLSVKLALEDADHIVEDAADGEKGVALFRENPADLVVTDIFMPEKEGLETIDEIKRLRPETKIIAISGGGRMDPEDYLSIAESVGADHSLLKPFDIEKLAEVVEDLLKG; from the coding sequence ATGGCCAGAATCCTCGTGATCGATGACGACGATACCGTACGCCTGTCCGTAAAACTGGCCCTTGAAGACGCCGATCATATCGTCGAGGATGCCGCCGATGGTGAGAAGGGTGTGGCCCTGTTTCGAGAAAACCCGGCCGACCTGGTGGTCACCGATATTTTCATGCCGGAAAAAGAGGGGCTGGAAACCATCGACGAGATCAAACGCCTGCGTCCCGAGACGAAAATCATCGCCATTTCCGGTGGCGGTCGCATGGATCCGGAGGACTACCTGTCCATCGCCGAAAGCGTGGGGGCCGATCATTCCCTGCTCAAGCCGTTTGACATCGAAAAGCTGGCAGAGGTGGTCGAAGACTTGCTGAAGGGGTGA
- a CDS encoding diguanylate cyclase, with protein MNASLKKILVVEDSRMFGHAISAKIEADLGCKPHLATSFAEACDFFEQHGDRLFAAVLDLVLPDAPQGEVVGIALKKNIPVIVLTGQFSETVRKEFTSRDIVDYIIKEGPNSLDQLTQTLRRLEANRCVKVLIVDDDKLSRLSIKRLLERHRFVILEAENGKKALETLKEHPDIRVVISDYFMPEMDGFELVSRIRETISMDKMAIIGISAKGGPAMTARFLKKGANDFIVKPFTNEEFYLRINQNVQMLEYIESIRNAAIKDHLTGLYNRRYLFELGKKLFGNAQREDKDLVVAMIDIDKFKAINDRFGHAVGDEVLRWLSSMMMDHFRSSDVVARMGGEEFCILAPDMPSSHGRERFEALRATIESTPLSVEGTCVRFTVSIGLTATLGSTLEATINHTDQLLYQAKNQGRNRVIVG; from the coding sequence ATGAATGCATCATTGAAAAAAATCCTAGTGGTCGAAGACAGCAGAATGTTTGGGCATGCCATCTCCGCAAAAATCGAGGCGGATCTGGGCTGCAAACCGCACCTGGCCACCTCCTTTGCGGAAGCCTGCGATTTTTTCGAGCAGCATGGCGATCGGCTCTTCGCCGCGGTCCTCGACCTGGTGCTGCCGGACGCGCCCCAGGGGGAAGTCGTTGGCATCGCCCTGAAAAAAAACATCCCGGTAATCGTTTTGACCGGTCAATTCAGCGAAACCGTCCGGAAGGAATTCACCTCCCGCGACATCGTCGACTACATTATTAAAGAGGGCCCCAACAGCCTCGATCAGTTGACGCAAACCCTTCGGCGCTTGGAAGCCAACCGCTGTGTCAAAGTGCTGATCGTCGACGATGACAAACTTTCCCGCCTGTCGATCAAACGGCTTCTGGAGCGGCATCGTTTTGTCATCCTGGAAGCGGAAAACGGTAAAAAGGCGCTGGAAACGCTCAAGGAGCACCCGGATATCCGGGTCGTGATATCCGATTACTTCATGCCGGAAATGGACGGATTCGAGTTGGTTTCCCGTATCCGTGAAACCATCTCCATGGATAAAATGGCCATCATCGGCATTTCCGCCAAAGGCGGTCCGGCGATGACCGCCCGCTTTTTAAAAAAGGGCGCCAACGATTTCATCGTCAAACCCTTCACCAACGAAGAATTCTACCTGCGCATCAACCAGAACGTCCAGATGCTGGAGTACATCGAATCCATCCGCAACGCCGCCATCAAAGACCATCTCACCGGCCTCTACAATCGCAGGTATCTGTTCGAGCTGGGAAAAAAACTGTTCGGCAATGCGCAACGCGAAGATAAAGATCTCGTCGTTGCCATGATCGATATCGACAAATTCAAAGCGATCAACGACCGGTTCGGGCATGCGGTGGGGGATGAGGTGCTTCGGTGGCTATCATCCATGATGATGGACCATTTTCGATCCTCGGACGTGGTGGCCCGCATGGGCGGCGAAGAGTTCTGCATTCTGGCGCCCGACATGCCCTCGAGCCATGGTCGCGAACGCTTCGAAGCGCTGCGGGCCACCATCGAATCGACCCCACTATCCGTTGAAGGCACCTGCGTCCGTTTCACTGTATCCATCGGGCTCACGGCTACGCTCGGTTCAACGCTGGAAGCCACCATCAACCACACCGATCAGCTTCTCTACCAGGCCAAAAACCAGGGCCGCAACCGCGTCATCGTTGGCTGA
- a CDS encoding fructose 1,6-bisphosphatase — MKTTLTAVRVDLGAVGGHLQPSEKIVSAVRDSIKEKTDDLLIDCWVDFTGDDITILCTHEAGKESPEIRKHLWNGFEEGAAAAEEQGLYGVGQDIRDAGVTGAVKGLGPAMAEMEFEERPNETFLVFAVDKAVPGAFNLPFYLAFTDPMHCPGLMLSPRMRKGFRLTVMDVLYKEYDREIVLDAPEDLYNLAALLREQNRYAIRRIESRGTGEQALAASTIRMSNIAGKILGKDDPVAIVRVQDSFPSSGEVVAPFSIGPFVGGFMRGCHNGPLMPVPLSTKVSYFDGPPVVSCAAFGLRNGRLTPPIDVFDHPLWDHVRSRLAAKALEIRRQGFFGNAMQPFETIHYGGLVNILRDLDERFEIMRPPRD, encoded by the coding sequence ATGAAAACAACCCTGACTGCCGTACGGGTGGACCTCGGCGCAGTGGGCGGGCACCTGCAGCCCAGCGAAAAGATCGTCTCCGCCGTCCGGGATTCCATCAAAGAGAAAACGGACGATCTGCTCATCGACTGCTGGGTCGACTTTACCGGTGACGACATCACCATCTTGTGCACCCATGAAGCGGGAAAAGAGAGCCCTGAAATCCGCAAACACCTCTGGAACGGTTTCGAAGAGGGCGCGGCCGCGGCCGAAGAACAGGGGCTTTACGGGGTGGGGCAGGATATCCGCGACGCGGGGGTAACCGGTGCCGTCAAAGGGTTGGGACCGGCCATGGCGGAAATGGAATTCGAAGAGCGCCCCAACGAAACCTTTCTGGTTTTCGCCGTGGACAAGGCGGTGCCCGGCGCCTTCAACCTGCCCTTTTACCTGGCTTTCACCGACCCCATGCACTGCCCCGGCCTTATGCTCTCCCCGCGCATGCGCAAAGGGTTCCGGCTGACCGTCATGGATGTGCTCTACAAGGAATATGACCGGGAAATCGTTCTGGACGCGCCCGAAGATCTGTACAACCTGGCGGCGCTGCTGAGAGAACAGAACCGCTACGCCATCCGTCGCATCGAATCGCGGGGCACCGGCGAACAGGCCCTGGCCGCAAGCACCATTCGCATGTCCAACATCGCCGGCAAGATCCTGGGCAAGGACGACCCGGTGGCCATCGTACGCGTGCAGGACTCCTTTCCGTCCTCCGGAGAGGTCGTCGCACCCTTCTCGATCGGTCCCTTTGTGGGTGGATTCATGCGCGGCTGCCACAACGGTCCGCTCATGCCGGTGCCATTGAGCACCAAGGTATCCTATTTCGACGGACCACCGGTGGTTTCCTGTGCCGCCTTCGGGCTGCGCAACGGTCGCCTGACGCCGCCGATAGACGTTTTCGACCATCCCCTGTGGGATCATGTGCGCTCCCGGCTGGCGGCCAAGGCGCTGGAAATCCGCCGACAGGGTTTCTTCGGCAATGCCATGCAGCCGTTTGAAACCATCCATTACGGCGGACTGGTCAACATTCTCAGGGATCTGGACGAACGCTTCGAAATCATGCGGCCACCCAGAGATTGA
- a CDS encoding 6-phosphofructokinase, which yields MTPTSKITIGILTGGGDVPGLNPCIKQLVVGAHREGMAVLGIYRGWDGLVALNSEDPTSWEANVILLDPARVRTIDRSGGTILHTSRTNPAALKYKDAPDFLRSGFRSSEEKEDCTAHVLDNLSHLGIDALVAIGGDDTLSFALRLHQEGFPVIAIPKTMDNDVTGTDYCIGFSTAITRSVNFIHALRTSSGSHERIAVVELFGRYCGETSLVSGYLAGVERCIISEVPYNIDTLCRFLVADRENNPSRYAMMTISEGAVLEGGEMALSGEADAFGHRKLGGIGAVTAEMIKKRTGIGIIFQPLLYLMRSGSPDSLDLMVAFNYATAAVDLIRRQTFGKMVAVAKGQYTAVDLSVVSAGAKRVDVAELYDADNYRPHVRNIQGKPMFLY from the coding sequence ATGACCCCGACATCTAAAATCACAATCGGCATCCTGACCGGAGGTGGAGACGTTCCGGGACTCAACCCCTGCATCAAGCAACTGGTCGTCGGCGCCCACCGGGAAGGCATGGCGGTTCTGGGCATCTACCGCGGTTGGGATGGGCTGGTGGCATTGAACAGCGAAGATCCCACCTCGTGGGAAGCCAACGTCATTCTCCTCGATCCTGCCCGGGTCCGGACCATCGACCGTTCGGGCGGTACGATCCTGCACACCTCGCGAACCAACCCAGCCGCTCTGAAATATAAGGACGCACCGGATTTTCTGAGAAGCGGTTTCCGGTCGTCGGAGGAAAAAGAGGACTGCACCGCCCATGTTCTGGACAATTTGTCCCACCTTGGAATCGACGCCCTGGTCGCCATCGGCGGTGACGACACGCTTTCCTTCGCCCTGCGTCTGCATCAGGAGGGCTTTCCCGTCATCGCCATTCCCAAAACCATGGACAACGACGTGACGGGTACGGATTACTGCATCGGGTTTTCAACGGCCATTACCCGCAGCGTAAACTTTATCCATGCCCTGCGCACCTCGAGTGGCTCCCACGAGCGCATCGCCGTGGTGGAACTGTTCGGCCGCTACTGCGGCGAAACGTCGCTGGTGTCCGGCTACCTGGCCGGTGTGGAGCGCTGCATCATATCGGAGGTTCCGTACAACATCGACACCCTGTGCCGATTTCTCGTGGCGGACCGGGAAAACAATCCCAGCCGCTACGCGATGATGACCATCAGCGAGGGTGCGGTCTTGGAAGGGGGAGAAATGGCCCTCTCCGGCGAGGCGGACGCCTTCGGCCACCGGAAACTGGGCGGCATCGGGGCCGTTACGGCCGAGATGATCAAGAAGCGGACGGGCATCGGAATCATCTTCCAGCCCCTGCTCTATCTCATGCGCAGCGGGTCACCGGACTCCCTGGATCTGATGGTCGCCTTCAACTATGCCACCGCAGCGGTGGATCTGATCCGCCGGCAAACCTTCGGGAAAATGGTCGCCGTGGCCAAGGGACAATACACGGCCGTGGATCTGTCGGTCGTCAGCGCGGGCGCCAAACGGGTAGACGTGGCCGAACTCTACGATGCCGATAATTATCGCCCGCACGTCCGCAATATCCAGGGCAAACCCATGTTTCTGTATTGA
- a CDS encoding GGDEF domain-containing protein has product MIDLKSIYWQKCLSQVDYAFQPLVNIHSGVCFGYEALIRNVEAAGFQSIAAFFDQAHRERLLPMVHRSLFQKAAETFSRIPWHRHVSLFFNLDNRLFCSDDYEPAAVAEALGPGAFARGKLAFEISEQHDIDQPVELTDRLKTFRKNGIRIAVDDFGVGFSGLRLLYYSRPDYIKIDRFFIQHIAQDAEKRMLAASIVSIAHQMGSVVIAEGVETKQEYYECRKIGCDMVQGYLVQKPQLETSRLYKDYTEIRGLCEKDRRNGPRKDISLIEAEIEYIQPIPYEAPVTDILDTFKKYPTRTFFPIVTSVNEPVGIIREASIKEFIYSRFGRFVLENLSFSKKVDDLITRVPCVDIRMPLEHIMDIFSGDNRLEGVLMTNNQNYVGFLSAQSMLKILNEKKLALARDQNPLSKLPGNNCIFEYVSQALRDIESVYALVYFDFDNFKAYNDTYGFRQGDRVILLFSELLKSHTLSRDRFVGHVGGDDFFMGIKGVFLGEVEEEVRTIAWQFRTNVESFYQKEAVDQGCIQARNREGAIQRFPLMTVSSVILELPEQMHRICSPEEIGTLIAKMKKTAKQSPEKLAVDSLAHFKANLTDNPNAISMEASPHLN; this is encoded by the coding sequence ATGATAGACCTGAAAAGCATTTACTGGCAGAAGTGTCTGTCGCAGGTGGATTACGCATTTCAACCGCTGGTGAATATTCACAGCGGCGTCTGTTTCGGCTACGAAGCCCTGATCCGCAACGTCGAAGCCGCCGGTTTCCAATCCATCGCCGCATTTTTCGATCAGGCCCACCGGGAAAGGCTGCTGCCCATGGTTCATCGCAGCCTGTTCCAGAAGGCGGCCGAAACGTTTTCCCGCATCCCATGGCATAGACACGTCAGCCTGTTCTTCAATCTGGACAACCGCCTGTTTTGTTCCGACGATTATGAACCGGCAGCCGTTGCCGAGGCGCTGGGACCCGGCGCGTTCGCCCGCGGCAAACTGGCATTCGAGATTTCGGAGCAGCACGATATCGATCAACCCGTGGAACTGACCGACAGGCTCAAAACGTTCCGGAAAAACGGGATTCGCATCGCCGTGGACGACTTCGGCGTCGGTTTTTCCGGCCTGCGCCTGCTTTACTACTCCCGTCCGGATTATATTAAAATCGACCGGTTTTTTATCCAGCATATTGCCCAGGATGCCGAAAAACGGATGCTGGCGGCAAGCATTGTCTCCATCGCCCATCAGATGGGCAGCGTGGTTATCGCCGAGGGCGTAGAGACCAAACAGGAGTATTACGAATGCCGCAAAATCGGCTGCGATATGGTCCAGGGCTACCTTGTCCAGAAGCCGCAGTTGGAAACATCCCGCCTGTACAAGGATTATACCGAGATTCGCGGGCTGTGCGAGAAGGACAGGCGCAACGGCCCGCGCAAAGACATCTCCCTGATCGAGGCCGAGATCGAGTATATCCAGCCGATTCCCTACGAAGCGCCGGTGACCGACATCCTGGATACCTTCAAAAAATATCCGACCCGGACGTTTTTCCCCATCGTCACGTCGGTCAACGAACCGGTGGGCATCATCCGGGAAGCTTCCATCAAGGAATTCATCTACTCCCGTTTTGGCCGTTTCGTACTGGAAAACCTGTCTTTCAGCAAAAAGGTCGACGACCTGATCACCCGCGTGCCCTGCGTAGATATCCGCATGCCCTTGGAGCATATCATGGATATTTTTTCGGGAGACAACCGGTTGGAGGGCGTCCTGATGACCAACAACCAGAATTACGTCGGTTTTCTAAGCGCCCAGTCGATGCTGAAAATTCTCAACGAGAAAAAACTGGCCCTGGCCAGGGACCAAAACCCGCTGTCCAAGCTGCCGGGCAACAACTGCATCTTCGAATATGTTTCCCAGGCATTGCGGGACATCGAAAGCGTCTATGCCTTGGTCTATTTCGACTTCGACAATTTCAAGGCCTACAACGACACCTACGGCTTCCGTCAGGGCGACCGGGTGATTCTCCTTTTCTCCGAACTGCTGAAATCCCACACCCTTTCCCGGGACCGCTTTGTGGGCCATGTGGGTGGGGACGACTTCTTCATGGGCATCAAGGGCGTTTTCCTGGGCGAGGTGGAAGAAGAGGTGCGCACCATTGCCTGGCAGTTCCGGACCAATGTGGAAAGCTTCTATCAGAAGGAGGCGGTCGACCAGGGATGCATTCAGGCCCGAAACCGTGAGGGTGCAATCCAGCGCTTTCCGTTGATGACCGTCAGCAGCGTGATCCTGGAGCTTCCCGAGCAGATGCACCGGATCTGTTCGCCCGAAGAGATCGGAACGCTGATCGCCAAAATGAAAAAAACGGCCAAGCAGTCGCCGGAAAAACTGGCCGTGGACAGTCTGGCGCATTTCAAGGCCAACCTCACCGACAATCCTAACGCCATTAGCATGGAAGCCAGCCCGCACCTGAACTGA
- a CDS encoding carbohydrate ABC transporter permease, with the protein MNESRNFSRVFTASLETGAAWLLALLWISPLVYAFWAAFHPGEYAVNFDLLAPLTLANFREALSQAPFPRYALNTFILVTTILAAQLVLCTLAAYAFARYRFRGYQVAFALVLVQLMITPEILIVENYGTLARFHLVDTILGIGLPYMASAFGIFLLRQAFKSTPKELEEAARLEGCGTLGVLWRVYVPLARPTYLAYGLVSISHHWNNFLWPLIVTNSVETRPLTVGLGIFGAPESGVNWSIISAATLISVAPLLIAFLLFQRQFVQSFMYAGIK; encoded by the coding sequence ATGAATGAATCCCGCAACTTTTCCCGGGTGTTTACCGCATCGCTCGAAACCGGAGCCGCATGGCTGCTGGCACTGCTCTGGATTTCTCCTCTGGTGTATGCATTCTGGGCCGCCTTTCATCCCGGAGAATACGCCGTCAATTTCGATCTACTGGCCCCACTGACCCTGGCCAACTTCCGTGAAGCCCTCTCCCAGGCGCCCTTTCCCCGCTACGCCCTGAACACCTTTATCCTGGTAACCACCATTCTCGCCGCCCAGTTGGTGCTCTGCACCCTGGCCGCTTACGCGTTCGCACGCTATCGGTTTCGCGGCTATCAGGTCGCCTTCGCCCTGGTGCTGGTCCAGTTGATGATCACGCCGGAAATTCTCATTGTGGAAAACTATGGCACACTAGCCCGGTTCCATCTGGTGGATACCATTCTCGGCATCGGGCTGCCGTATATGGCCAGCGCCTTCGGTATCTTTCTTCTCAGGCAGGCCTTTAAATCGACGCCAAAGGAGTTGGAGGAAGCCGCACGCCTGGAGGGGTGCGGTACGCTCGGGGTGTTGTGGCGCGTGTACGTGCCGCTGGCACGCCCCACGTACCTGGCCTACGGGCTGGTATCCATCAGCCACCATTGGAACAATTTTCTCTGGCCGCTGATTGTCACCAATTCGGTGGAAACCCGCCCCTTGACTGTGGGGTTGGGAATCTTCGGAGCCCCGGAATCGGGCGTCAACTGGTCCATCATATCCGCCGCCACACTGATCTCCGTTGCTCCCCTGCTGATCGCATTTCTTCTCTTCCAGCGGCAGTTCGTCCAGTCGTTCATGTACGCCGGCATCAAATAG
- a CDS encoding sugar ABC transporter permease gives MKTRLSRHVQGWLLLMPAAILLIAFTHYPTVATVIDSVFSKATAIRPARFVGAFNYERMLDDPIFWKVLANNAWFALGTIPTSIALAIVMALLVNRSIPGRAMVRMAYFTPTILPMIAVANIWLFFYTPDIGLIDQIASSLGFSGHNWLGDPATVLPAIMVMTIWKEAGFFMIFYLAAMQNIPPELKEASQLEGAGRWYYFRRVMFPLLMPTTLFVLINAVLNSFKLVDHLFVLTKGGPDNASNLLLYYIFETAFSYFETNFAAALTVVLLVLLGIMALLQFFILDKRVHYR, from the coding sequence ATGAAAACCCGGTTATCCAGACATGTCCAGGGCTGGCTGCTGCTCATGCCCGCCGCGATTCTGTTGATCGCCTTCACCCACTATCCCACGGTGGCGACGGTGATCGACAGTGTGTTCTCGAAGGCCACGGCCATCCGGCCGGCCCGGTTCGTAGGAGCCTTCAACTATGAACGCATGCTGGACGATCCGATCTTCTGGAAAGTCCTGGCCAACAATGCCTGGTTCGCACTGGGCACCATCCCCACGTCCATCGCCCTGGCCATTGTCATGGCCTTGCTGGTCAACCGGTCCATTCCGGGCCGGGCGATGGTTCGCATGGCCTATTTCACGCCAACGATCCTGCCGATGATCGCCGTAGCCAACATCTGGCTGTTCTTTTACACCCCGGATATCGGCCTGATCGATCAAATTGCTTCCTCGCTGGGCTTTTCCGGGCATAACTGGCTGGGTGATCCGGCCACGGTGCTTCCGGCCATCATGGTGATGACCATCTGGAAAGAGGCCGGCTTTTTCATGATTTTCTACCTGGCGGCCATGCAGAACATCCCGCCGGAACTCAAGGAGGCCTCACAGCTTGAAGGGGCCGGACGCTGGTACTACTTTCGCCGGGTGATGTTTCCCCTGCTCATGCCCACTACGCTTTTCGTTCTCATCAACGCGGTGCTCAACTCCTTCAAACTGGTGGATCATCTCTTCGTGCTGACCAAGGGGGGACCAGACAACGCCAGCAATCTTCTGCTTTACTATATTTTCGAAACGGCCTTTTCCTATTTCGAAACCAATTTCGCCGCCGCACTCACGGTTGTCCTGCTCGTCCTGCTGGGGATCATGGCCCTGCTGCAATTCTTTATCCTGGACAAACGGGTGCACTATCGATGA